The stretch of DNA TGACCTAGGTTAAATCCCTGCTCGGCGAACGCCACCTCTTATCGTCAGGCCGGAGGCCTGACCTAGGTTAAATCCCTGCTCGGCGAACGCCACCTCTTAGTCCCCCGTGAACGGGGAGAGATATAGAATGTACCTTGAGCGCTTGAGGGAGTGCTCTGTTGGAGTTTGTGGGTGAATTACCAACGGGAGAAATCAGATGCGTTTACTTGGGCTTGCTGCCATCCTTGGAATTCTGATATGTTCGTCAGCGCTGTTCGCGTTCGACCGTCCGGACGATGTTCCGGGCTCTGCGGCGGCACCGAAGCGGCTGACGATTCAATTGTGCACTCCGACTGCTGAAGGCGGAGCCGGCTGTACTGCGGCCGGCCGAGTCGGCAAGAGCACGACGTTTGGAATGAGGCACGGTGTGAATGCCTCCATCGCGACGATTCGCTACGGCATCAGCGAGCTGTCGGAAGCACCGAAGATGATCCGTGAAGCGATCGCGCAGACGGGAGCGCAGATACGCGGAGCGGGTTCAGATTCCGCCTGTGCGACGGACTCGATGCTGGCTGTATTGTATTCTTTGACGACCGCAATCCTACGAACCGCCTCCTCTTTTATCTCGGCTCTCGCTTCGGCCATCTGGCCGTTCTAATCCTTGGCGCCACGTGGCGGCTGCGTGTGACGGGCTTTGAGCAGCCTTTGTCGTATATGCGCGCACGCAAACCGCTGGTGATGGTGACGTGGCACGGCAGACTGCTTGGCTCGACGTATCACTGCCGGAAGCGGAATGTGGTGGCAATGATTTCGCAGCACCGTGACGGCGAGTTGGTGTCGCGGGTGGTTGAAAAGATCGGATATGAGACGGTGCGCGGCAGTTCGACACGGGGCGGGTCGGCGGCGGCACTGGCGATGATAGACCGAGTTCGCAACGGACAGACGGCCGCGATGATCGGTGACGGGCCACGCGGCCCGATATACAAGCTTAAACCCGGCGCCGCATATATTGCCTTGGCGAGCGGCGCCGATGTGATTCCTGTTGTGTTTGCCGCCAATCGTTCTTGGGTGTTTCGCTCGTGGGACCGGTTTACAGTTCCGAAACCGTTCGCGCGAGTTTTTTTATATTACGGCCTACCGATAGCTCATCCGGGCGAGGGCGCGGACTTGCGCGAGTTCACGCGCAAGATTGAGGACGCGCTGGAAGCACTCCGAGAGCTGGCGGACGCTGCCGCCGCGGCCTAGCGTTCACTTCAGATAATCATCCTGCAGCATTTCTCCTGACTCACCATAGTTTCGGCGCTGTCCCTCGGCAGAGAGCCGGAGCGGATTTTCACTCACGATACCGAAAGACCGGACTCAGCACATTGACGGATTGAAAGGAGCATGTGAATGGCGTCACAGCCTGCGAAAAAAAGTTCGCACCCACAGCACGCGCCGCGCATTCGTGACAATTGGGGTTCACGCATCGGCTGTATCATGGCCGTTGCGGGCAGCGCTGTCGGATTAGGGAATTTCCTGCGCTTTCCGGTGCAGGCGGCGGAGAACGGCGGCGGCGCGTTCATGGTGCCGTACATTCTGGCGATGCTGCTGCTGGGCATTCCGCTGGCGTGGGTGGAATGGACGATGGGCAGATACGGCGGGCAGCACGAGCACGGCGGCGGGCCGGGAGTGTTTCACCGTTTGACCGGCGGAAAGCCGTGGGCGAAGTATCTTGGTATCATTACTATTTTCATACCGCTGTGCATCACGTTTTATTATGTTTATATCGAGACGTGGACACTGTCGTTCGCGTTCTTTTCCCTCACCGGTCAGTATCAGGATGCGGTTGCCGCGCACGAAATGGACAAGTTTCTGGCGGGCTTCACCGGTCAGGAGTCGAACAGGTATTTTAACGGGCCGTGGACGGCGCTGTCGATATTCGCGGTGGTGTTCGCTCTGAACTACTGGGTGCTCTACAAGGGGATTTCGGGCGGAATTGAGAAGCTGTCGAAGATCGGGATGCCGATTTTGTTCGTGTGCGGTATAATTCTGGCGGTGCGGGTGCTGACTTTGGGTTCGCCGGTGGCGGAGCATCCGGACTGGAACGTGAACAACGCATTGGGGTTCATGTGGAATCCGGACTGGAGCCGGCTTGACGAGGCGAAGGTTTGGATTGCGGCGGCGGGACAGATATTCTTCACGCTGTCGGTGGGCATGGGGTGCATCATGACCTATGCGAGCTATTTGAAATCGAAGGATGACGTGGCACTGTCAGGCTTGACGGCAACTTCAGCGAACGAATTCGCGGAGGTTGTGCTGGGCGGCAGCATTGCGGTCGTGGCGGCGGCAATTTTCTTTGGAGTGGCCGGAGCTCAGGAGATTGCCAAGCAGGGGTCATTCAATCTGGGGTTCGTGACGATGCCTTATATTTTCGCGCAAATGGGCGGCGAGGGGTTCATCGGATTCATTTGGTTTATTCTGCTGTTTATCGCCGGTGTGACATCGTCGGTATCGCTGATACAGCCGTTGATTACCTTCCTGCGGGATGAGATGAACATGACGCGGGGTAAGGCTATTTTCTGGACAGGGTTCATCAACCTTGTCATCACGGGATTCATCATCGCGACGATTCAGCACGGGACGCTGGACGAGATGGATTTCTGGGCGGGTTCGGTGCTGCCGGTGGTGTCGGGACTTATCATGGTGCTGATATTCAATATCTATCTTGGCATTGACAAGGGCTGGGAGCAGATGCACCACGGCGCGTTGATCAAGATTCCGACGATATACA from bacterium encodes:
- a CDS encoding lysophospholipid acyltransferase family protein — its product is MRARKPLVMVTWHGRLLGSTYHCRKRNVVAMISQHRDGELVSRVVEKIGYETVRGSSTRGGSAAALAMIDRVRNGQTAAMIGDGPRGPIYKLKPGAAYIALASGADVIPVVFAANRSWVFRSWDRFTVPKPFARVFLYYGLPIAHPGEGADLREFTRKIEDALEALRELADAAAAA
- a CDS encoding sodium-dependent transporter, with product MASQPAKKSSHPQHAPRIRDNWGSRIGCIMAVAGSAVGLGNFLRFPVQAAENGGGAFMVPYILAMLLLGIPLAWVEWTMGRYGGQHEHGGGPGVFHRLTGGKPWAKYLGIITIFIPLCITFYYVYIETWTLSFAFFSLTGQYQDAVAAHEMDKFLAGFTGQESNRYFNGPWTALSIFAVVFALNYWVLYKGISGGIEKLSKIGMPILFVCGIILAVRVLTLGSPVAEHPDWNVNNALGFMWNPDWSRLDEAKVWIAAAGQIFFTLSVGMGCIMTYASYLKSKDDVALSGLTATSANEFAEVVLGGSIAVVAAAIFFGVAGAQEIAKQGSFNLGFVTMPYIFAQMGGEGFIGFIWFILLFIAGVTSSVSLIQPLITFLRDEMNMTRGKAIFWTGFINLVITGFIIATIQHGTLDEMDFWAGSVLPVVSGLIMVLIFNIYLGIDKGWEQMHHGALIKIPTIYKYIIRYVTPAYLILLLLFWGIQEWWPIATMQGVEADKASWISITRLVMSAFFALLVYWVWQADKRGKFPKLHKEAK